The Blautia hydrogenotrophica DSM 10507 genome window below encodes:
- a CDS encoding class II aldolase/adducin family protein: protein MKYERIRKIVLEAILDAVDQGLIKGTSGNIALRDEKDDVVAITPSGIPYKGMQLEDIAIVDLNGKWLDGRYKPSSEVPMHTAVMRARPDVKATVHTHGMFATIMAMGNEELEAITPPQCEFVPVRKVPFTMPGSDDVADKVVEALGKDGRSVLIKNHGMFCCGKDMKAAMSATVYTEEMATTAFYAKVLGTYEPMPKEGVAAMKALIAADKAV from the coding sequence ATGAAATATGAGAGAATCCGCAAAATTGTGTTAGAGGCTATTTTAGATGCAGTAGATCAGGGACTGATTAAAGGAACCTCCGGCAATATCGCACTGAGGGATGAGAAAGATGATGTCGTTGCAATTACACCTAGTGGTATTCCCTATAAAGGTATGCAGTTAGAGGATATTGCCATTGTTGACTTAAATGGGAAATGGCTGGACGGAAGATATAAACCTTCCTCAGAGGTTCCCATGCATACAGCGGTCATGCGTGCCCGTCCGGATGTGAAGGCAACCGTGCATACGCATGGAATGTTTGCGACGATCATGGCGATGGGAAATGAAGAGTTGGAGGCGATTACGCCGCCTCAGTGTGAATTTGTTCCGGTTCGTAAGGTTCCTTTTACCATGCCGGGCAGTGACGATGTTGCAGACAAGGTGGTGGAAGCTCTGGGTAAAGATGGAAGAAGCGTTCTGATTAAAAATCATGGCATGTTCTGCTGTGGAAAAGATATGAAAGCAGCGATGTCTGCGACGGTGTATACAGAAGAAATGGCTACCACCGCATTCTATGCGAAGGTACTTGGCACCTATGAGCCCATGCCAAAAGAAGGCGTGGCGGCGATGAAAGCGCTGATTGCGGCGGACAAAGCGGTTTGA
- a CDS encoding iron-containing alcohol dehydrogenase family protein, which produces MAKEFYASSDVVFGKDAVHKLSEILKAYKAKSVMVVYGSSVKRVGIAQKVLNEVEKAQVKITVFEGVIPNPTNEVVEEAAEIARRENVDVFVAVGGGSCIDLTKAVNILMTNEGPIGRYGGIGLVKTPVLPLIAIPTTAGTSSEITNVVALTDTKAVCKYVIIDNKITANKVIADPEFTKSTPPSVTAATGMDAITHAVESYISNMATPLTEYHSLKSLQIFHKNLPLAVKDGSDMAAREQMMLGCIIVGFGFSNANLGLVHGIAHTLSAHFHLAHGMANAAVLPYVMEYNAESCPEKMVELARAIELSVTGNLEEDKYLLSRELLRLTKELQIKTLSQQGIEEKDFEMLADDVLKEPVLNFNPRQGITKEDILSILKKAF; this is translated from the coding sequence ATGGCGAAAGAATTTTACGCAAGCAGTGATGTGGTATTTGGAAAAGACGCAGTACATAAGCTTTCGGAAATCTTGAAAGCTTACAAAGCCAAAAGCGTGATGGTGGTATATGGTTCCAGCGTGAAGCGGGTTGGTATTGCTCAAAAGGTTCTAAACGAAGTGGAGAAAGCGCAGGTAAAGATCACGGTTTTTGAGGGCGTGATTCCCAATCCCACCAACGAGGTGGTGGAAGAGGCGGCTGAAATAGCGCGCAGGGAAAACGTCGATGTATTTGTGGCTGTGGGAGGCGGAAGCTGTATTGACTTGACTAAGGCAGTGAATATTTTGATGACAAATGAAGGGCCTATTGGACGGTACGGCGGCATTGGACTGGTAAAAACCCCGGTTCTTCCGCTGATAGCGATTCCTACCACGGCAGGGACTTCCAGTGAGATCACCAACGTGGTGGCGCTGACGGATACAAAAGCTGTCTGCAAGTATGTGATTATTGACAACAAAATCACAGCGAACAAGGTGATTGCAGACCCGGAATTTACAAAGAGTACGCCGCCCTCTGTGACTGCGGCTACGGGAATGGACGCAATCACACACGCGGTGGAGAGCTATATTTCCAATATGGCGACGCCGTTGACAGAGTACCATTCTTTAAAGAGTTTGCAGATTTTTCATAAAAATCTGCCTTTGGCGGTAAAGGATGGTTCTGATATGGCGGCCAGAGAGCAGATGATGCTAGGATGTATTATCGTAGGCTTTGGTTTTTCCAATGCCAATTTGGGACTGGTGCACGGGATTGCTCATACGTTAAGCGCGCATTTTCATCTCGCGCATGGTATGGCAAACGCGGCAGTACTTCCCTATGTTATGGAATATAATGCAGAGAGCTGCCCGGAAAAAATGGTAGAGCTGGCCAGAGCGATTGAGCTGTCGGTGACGGGAAATCTGGAAGAGGATAAATATCTGCTTTCGAGGGAACTTTTAAGGTTGACGAAAGAGCTGCAGATCAAGACGCTGTCGCAGCAGGGGATTGAGGAGAAGGATTTCGAGATGCTGGCGGACGATGTGTTAAAAGAGCCAGTGCTGAATTTTAATCCAAGACAGGGAATTACCAAAGAAGACATACTGTCAATTTTGAAAAAAGCGTTCTGA
- a CDS encoding FAD-dependent oxidoreductase produces the protein MEIKKKCRYGEKFPHLFSPIRIGNIRMKNRIICAPTSPSMIDLNGHFTPEMIAYLEEKAKGGAGVVTYGEAIVHSATGKSHNKQLQLDAFGVRQGMTEAARAIHNAGAYANIQLSHGGMYGGLASVGGDVDTCKVAYGPSHMQMPAGEVQEMPRELIYEIIESYKKAAKLCKETGFDMVQVHAAHGWLFSQFLSPVWNRRTDEFGGSFENRARFFLLALDAVREGVGPHFPIEARISGDDFSEIGLNLEDCTRLAKMIDGRVDLINVSCGNHEDPAMFCRTHPSAFFPRGVNVYLAAEIKRHVKTPVACVGSLNDPAQMEEILASGQADVVELGRASLADPYLPDKAAYGCEEDITPCLRCYECFGATGELEMVKCAVNPVMGEQLADRFAKSAPKQRKKVLVAGGGPAGMEAAITAAKRGHDVTLVEKTDRLGGNLHPAGAAYFKEDIRKLITVLENRVKEAGVKVEFHTEVTPEYVKAFAPDALFVAIGSRELRPPIKGLDGEHVVMAVDAELHPEKLGQKLIILGGGLVGAEGAVGFAHEGKECVIVEMKPEIAMEVNSFYRGGLMPQVEKAAVCHVNTKVKEVLPEGVLCKRDGKEFVIAGDTVVCALGFASPYDKVDALADLVDEYHIIGDCRKVGKIYDAVNNGYYSALLV, from the coding sequence ATGGAGATCAAAAAGAAGTGTAGATATGGGGAAAAATTTCCGCACCTGTTTTCACCTATCCGAATTGGGAATATAAGAATGAAAAATCGTATCATCTGCGCGCCTACCAGCCCCAGTATGATTGATTTAAACGGCCATTTTACACCGGAGATGATCGCGTATCTGGAGGAGAAGGCAAAAGGTGGAGCAGGAGTGGTGACCTACGGGGAAGCCATTGTGCATTCAGCCACAGGAAAATCTCACAATAAGCAACTGCAGCTGGATGCTTTTGGTGTGCGTCAGGGTATGACGGAGGCAGCTAGGGCCATCCACAATGCAGGTGCTTATGCGAATATACAGCTTTCTCATGGGGGCATGTACGGTGGCCTGGCCAGTGTGGGTGGCGATGTGGACACCTGTAAGGTGGCCTACGGGCCCAGCCATATGCAGATGCCGGCCGGAGAGGTACAGGAGATGCCAAGAGAGTTAATTTATGAAATTATAGAATCCTACAAAAAAGCGGCAAAGCTCTGCAAAGAGACAGGATTTGACATGGTGCAGGTACATGCGGCCCATGGATGGCTGTTCTCGCAGTTTTTGTCTCCGGTCTGGAACCGGCGTACCGATGAATTCGGCGGTTCCTTTGAGAATCGCGCCAGATTCTTTTTGCTGGCTCTGGACGCGGTCCGGGAAGGCGTCGGACCTCATTTCCCCATCGAAGCCAGAATTTCTGGTGATGATTTTTCGGAGATCGGCCTGAATTTGGAAGACTGCACCAGACTGGCCAAGATGATTGACGGCAGAGTAGATCTGATTAATGTCTCCTGCGGAAATCATGAGGATCCCGCGATGTTCTGCCGAACCCATCCCTCCGCTTTTTTCCCGAGGGGAGTGAATGTGTATCTGGCGGCGGAAATTAAGAGGCATGTGAAAACTCCAGTAGCCTGTGTGGGTTCCCTGAATGACCCTGCGCAGATGGAAGAAATTCTTGCGTCCGGACAGGCGGATGTAGTGGAGCTGGGGCGCGCAAGCCTGGCGGATCCGTATCTGCCGGATAAAGCGGCCTATGGCTGTGAGGAGGATATCACGCCATGCCTGAGATGTTATGAATGCTTTGGAGCTACTGGTGAACTGGAGATGGTAAAATGCGCGGTGAATCCAGTTATGGGCGAACAGCTGGCGGATAGATTTGCAAAGTCTGCACCGAAGCAGAGGAAAAAAGTACTGGTGGCAGGAGGCGGGCCGGCAGGGATGGAAGCCGCCATTACGGCGGCTAAGAGAGGACACGATGTGACCTTAGTGGAGAAGACAGACCGGCTTGGAGGGAATCTGCATCCGGCGGGGGCTGCCTATTTCAAAGAGGATATCCGTAAGCTGATTACTGTGCTGGAAAACCGGGTAAAAGAAGCGGGCGTAAAGGTGGAATTTCATACGGAGGTGACTCCGGAATACGTGAAAGCATTTGCGCCGGACGCCCTGTTTGTGGCCATTGGTTCCAGAGAACTGCGTCCGCCCATCAAAGGGCTGGATGGCGAGCATGTGGTTATGGCTGTTGACGCGGAGCTGCATCCGGAGAAACTGGGACAGAAGCTTATTATTCTCGGCGGAGGCCTGGTGGGTGCGGAAGGTGCGGTAGGCTTTGCCCATGAAGGAAAAGAGTGCGTCATTGTGGAGATGAAGCCGGAGATTGCCATGGAAGTAAATTCTTTTTACCGGGGCGGGTTGATGCCGCAGGTTGAAAAGGCGGCAGTCTGTCATGTGAATACAAAGGTAAAAGAAGTGTTGCCGGAAGGCGTGCTCTGTAAAAGAGACGGGAAAGAGTTTGTGATCGCTGGCGATACGGTAGTTTGTGCGTTGGGATTTGCTTCTCCTTATGACAAGGTGGATGCCCTGGCAGACTTGGTGGACGAATACCATATCATCGGGGATTGCCGGAAGGTAGGAAAAATTTATGACGCTGTAAATAACGGTTATTATTCTGCGCTTCTGGTGTAG
- a CDS encoding 2-hydroxyacid dehydrogenase, which yields MKKQMVLCTKLPEKRMEEIKEFCDITIAGELKHGKGNVTEEMTKEECTGFEIVVLGDEYAGADTIQTWAEAGMKFIGAAKGTPVTVDNEAVKAAGLRLSYTPGRNRVAVAEFNMGLMIAAARHLTLSATGLLKGEHTGPAKENIYDVPDVKNVTFGPLDEKHPFTDYGIGFELYGKKLGVAGYGAIGREVAVRAKAFGMEILAYDPYMPAEKIEADGAKAVDLDTMLRECDMLSIHLPVLESTKGMVNKEWFSKMKPTAYVINTARAAVIDQKDFIEALRNKAIAGAAVDVYWEEPVPANHPLLSMRNVVCTPHMAGLTTDVDNWSGEMMAQEVLAYVKGEERKYIWNR from the coding sequence ATGAAAAAGCAGATGGTACTATGTACAAAGCTTCCGGAAAAAAGGATGGAAGAGATCAAGGAATTTTGTGATATTACCATTGCCGGGGAATTAAAGCATGGAAAAGGCAATGTGACAGAAGAGATGACAAAAGAAGAGTGTACGGGCTTTGAGATTGTGGTGCTGGGTGATGAGTATGCCGGAGCAGACACGATCCAGACCTGGGCAGAGGCCGGGATGAAATTTATCGGGGCAGCGAAGGGAACTCCGGTTACTGTGGACAATGAAGCGGTCAAAGCCGCGGGATTAAGGCTTTCCTACACACCCGGCAGAAACCGGGTCGCAGTGGCAGAATTTAACATGGGACTTATGATTGCGGCGGCCAGACATCTGACCTTGAGCGCTACGGGGTTGCTGAAAGGAGAGCATACAGGACCGGCTAAGGAAAATATTTACGATGTGCCGGACGTCAAGAACGTCACGTTTGGGCCGCTGGATGAAAAGCATCCTTTTACAGATTATGGAATCGGCTTTGAACTGTATGGAAAGAAGCTGGGAGTCGCAGGCTATGGAGCGATTGGCCGGGAGGTGGCCGTTCGGGCGAAGGCATTCGGTATGGAGATTCTGGCCTATGACCCTTATATGCCGGCAGAAAAGATCGAAGCAGACGGCGCGAAAGCAGTGGATTTGGATACGATGTTAAGGGAGTGCGATATGTTAAGCATTCACCTGCCGGTGCTGGAATCCACGAAGGGAATGGTAAACAAGGAATGGTTTTCTAAGATGAAACCTACGGCCTATGTAATTAACACCGCGCGGGCGGCAGTGATTGATCAGAAGGATTTTATTGAAGCTCTGCGAAATAAAGCGATAGCGGGAGCAGCCGTAGATGTGTACTGGGAGGAACCGGTTCCGGCAAACCATCCGCTGCTGTCCATGCGCAATGTGGTCTGCACCCCTCATATGGCGGGACTTACTACAGATGTGGATAACTGGTCAGGTGAGATGATGGCTCAGGAAGTTTTGGCCTATGTGAAAGGCGAAGAAAGAAAGTATATCTGGAACCGATGA
- a CDS encoding MFS transporter codes for MSQGKSKKVIAAGLLVMSLTMACNSALAPILAEVGKFFPDASDSAIQIVLTLINLVTLPAMILEPFLESKITKRDIAMIGTFLMLAGALLPQVLSSQLWMLYLSSIIIGVGLSFVVVTSSSLISDYFTGLEKSRIMGFQSIFVSIGGTIIAKGSGLLTAMAGWKRGYLVFLIALPIILIILLTVPKGETTPRVEKGKGSAISGSMVYFGILCLITGIFVATFNTNIAMYLDRKGIGDASTAGTVAAIMQVVGILGGLVLGTTVKIFKRFTIGAAILLMAAGTAMVGFSTSYLVICVGAVIVGFGFAIRNPGAVTFAANMVHPAQASLAIAIVSATYNVGNFISAYVVNAMASILGDDIANRFLVSAAALVVIGLVACIKAPTTDAQALDSQGE; via the coding sequence ATGTCACAGGGAAAAAGCAAAAAAGTAATAGCGGCCGGTCTGCTGGTGATGTCCTTGACCATGGCCTGCAACAGCGCGTTGGCGCCTATCTTGGCAGAAGTAGGGAAATTCTTCCCAGATGCAAGTGATTCTGCGATTCAGATTGTTCTGACACTGATTAATCTAGTTACTTTGCCAGCAATGATTTTGGAGCCGTTTTTGGAATCTAAAATTACCAAGAGAGATATTGCAATGATCGGAACTTTTTTGATGCTGGCGGGTGCGCTGCTTCCGCAGGTATTGAGCTCACAGCTTTGGATGCTGTATTTGTCTAGCATTATCATCGGCGTGGGCCTGTCTTTTGTAGTAGTTACCAGTTCGTCGCTGATTTCGGATTATTTTACTGGCTTGGAAAAATCCAGGATTATGGGTTTTCAGTCCATTTTTGTAAGCATCGGTGGCACGATCATCGCGAAAGGTTCCGGTCTTTTGACAGCAATGGCAGGCTGGAAGAGAGGATATCTGGTCTTCTTAATTGCGCTGCCGATTATTCTTATCATTCTATTGACGGTTCCCAAGGGAGAAACCACTCCAAGGGTGGAAAAAGGAAAAGGAAGCGCAATTTCCGGCAGTATGGTTTATTTTGGCATTCTGTGCCTGATTACCGGGATTTTTGTCGCAACCTTCAACACAAACATTGCCATGTATCTGGACCGCAAGGGAATCGGTGATGCCAGCACGGCGGGTACCGTGGCTGCGATTATGCAGGTAGTGGGTATCCTGGGCGGCCTGGTACTGGGAACGACGGTGAAAATTTTCAAGCGTTTTACCATTGGCGCGGCGATTCTCTTAATGGCGGCGGGTACTGCCATGGTTGGATTTTCCACCAGCTATCTGGTGATTTGTGTCGGAGCGGTCATTGTAGGATTTGGTTTCGCCATCCGAAATCCGGGAGCGGTTACCTTTGCGGCCAATATGGTGCATCCGGCGCAGGCATCGCTGGCGATCGCAATTGTATCGGCAACCTATAACGTCGGCAACTTTATTTCCGCGTATGTGGTCAATGCCATGGCCAGCATTCTGGGCGATGATATCGCCAACCGTTTTCTGGTATCTGCAGCGGCTTTGGTTGTGATCGGTCTAGTGGCATGTATAAAAGCACCGACAACGGATGCACAGGCTCTGGATTCTCAGGGAGAATAG
- a CDS encoding zinc-binding dehydrogenase, protein MEMKAALMYGPNDIRVEMVEKPTCPVDGLILKIMAVGLCGSDIRNLTSDSRKGNYPFIYGHEIVGIVDETGPKESKYQVGERLFLFPGTYCMECEECISGHSENCSNTEVAHLAGTGGFAQFVAVSGEKIRRGGIYKIPVNVSFEAASLGEPLTSVFACLENVNVGYPDTLVIIGAGPIGCFMAQLAKHRGAQRVIMLDLNDRRLEMAKNFGVDVTVNSSKEDPIQAVLRLTNQKGADKVISATPANTTQTQSIHMVKKGGLVVFFGGVPKGSMTELDCNLIHYNNIWIKGHFGASYSQSQRAYQLAISPSFPTEKFITHILPLNKINEGIQLTKTGEAIKVVLHPWD, encoded by the coding sequence ATGGAAATGAAAGCAGCATTGATGTACGGACCAAACGACATCCGCGTGGAAATGGTGGAAAAGCCTACCTGCCCAGTGGATGGTCTGATCTTAAAAATTATGGCCGTGGGACTTTGCGGTTCTGACATCCGCAACCTGACCAGCGATTCCAGAAAAGGCAATTATCCTTTTATTTACGGGCATGAGATTGTGGGAATCGTGGATGAAACCGGGCCTAAGGAAAGTAAATATCAGGTTGGTGAACGGCTCTTTTTGTTCCCCGGTACTTACTGTATGGAATGCGAGGAATGTATCAGCGGCCACAGTGAAAACTGCTCTAACACAGAAGTAGCACACCTGGCTGGAACCGGCGGTTTCGCTCAGTTCGTAGCGGTATCCGGTGAGAAAATCCGCCGGGGCGGCATCTACAAAATTCCTGTGAATGTCTCCTTCGAAGCTGCCAGCCTCGGCGAACCGCTGACTTCCGTGTTCGCCTGCCTGGAAAATGTGAACGTGGGCTATCCTGACACCCTGGTCATCATTGGTGCCGGCCCCATCGGATGTTTCATGGCACAGCTCGCAAAACATAGAGGCGCTCAGCGTGTCATCATGCTGGACTTAAACGACAGGCGCCTGGAAATGGCCAAAAACTTCGGCGTGGACGTCACAGTGAACAGTTCAAAAGAAGATCCTATTCAAGCCGTTCTGCGGCTGACAAACCAAAAAGGTGCGGATAAGGTAATCTCAGCCACCCCCGCCAACACTACCCAGACCCAAAGCATTCATATGGTAAAAAAAGGCGGACTGGTCGTCTTCTTCGGCGGCGTGCCAAAGGGCTCCATGACCGAGCTGGACTGCAACCTGATTCATTACAACAACATCTGGATTAAAGGCCATTTCGGTGCCTCCTACAGCCAGTCCCAGAGAGCTTACCAGCTGGCGATCTCTCCTAGCTTTCCAACCGAAAAGTTCATCACCCACATTCTTCCGCTGAATAAAATCAATGAGGGAATTCAGCTCACAAAAACCGGAGAGGCCATCAAAGTGGTTCTGCATCCTTGGGATTAA
- a CDS encoding xylulokinase, whose product MGRVENYLLGMDCGTTNIKAVIMAEDGTVAAEAARPSRFLNPGPDMQEQDAKEWWANTVEIFRQITEQAGEDVVKRIRGISISSHTVTLLPVDVQGRPLRNAITYQDGRSANELHYIVDKIGFERFVQIVGGQPSVAFMPNKILWFKKNEPELFCKTKAFLQASSFINYKLTGNMTTDIDQASRTQCLDISTMEWSKEIGDVIGVNLDDYLPKPRLVDEIIGFVTDEAAKETGLIAGIPVVAGCSDAMAAMYATGMSRLGEAGESSGTTSLVFVGSDIKSAPDLPVVTKPCAISGMPWVYDAPIQTSGAALKWFIETMAAEERQYAKEHDKNIYTYLNELALESKPGAGGVFFFPYLLGERAPLWNEYARGMFIGMGMEMKRADLVRSVFEGTAYALRHVIETVKESGAKAKVLRICGGGAKSRTWSQIKASMLKMPVYLLDEKSGDVPVGDVFIVGNKVGVFPNLTKAVEQIVKVNEIIQPVDEWVQAYDKLYPYYVEMYQHLDGDLRRLKNMLDCMGK is encoded by the coding sequence ATGGGAAGAGTGGAAAACTACCTGTTGGGGATGGATTGCGGAACAACGAACATAAAGGCAGTTATTATGGCAGAGGATGGGACGGTTGCTGCGGAGGCTGCCAGGCCCAGCCGTTTTTTAAATCCGGGACCGGATATGCAGGAACAGGATGCTAAGGAATGGTGGGCCAATACGGTGGAAATTTTCCGCCAGATAACGGAACAGGCGGGTGAGGATGTAGTGAAACGTATCCGTGGAATTTCCATCAGTTCCCATACAGTCACGCTACTGCCGGTGGACGTACAGGGAAGACCGCTTCGCAATGCGATTACTTATCAGGATGGGCGCTCTGCCAATGAGCTGCACTATATTGTAGATAAAATTGGATTTGAACGTTTCGTACAGATTGTAGGCGGCCAGCCCTCCGTGGCTTTTATGCCTAATAAAATCTTGTGGTTTAAGAAAAACGAACCGGAGCTGTTTTGCAAGACAAAGGCTTTTTTGCAGGCCAGTTCTTTTATTAATTACAAGCTTACGGGGAACATGACGACGGATATCGACCAGGCATCCCGGACACAGTGTCTGGATATCAGCACAATGGAATGGTCAAAAGAGATCGGGGATGTGATTGGAGTAAACCTGGATGACTATCTGCCCAAGCCTCGGCTGGTAGATGAGATTATTGGCTTTGTCACGGATGAGGCGGCAAAGGAAACTGGTTTGATTGCGGGGATTCCAGTGGTGGCAGGCTGTAGTGATGCCATGGCGGCCATGTATGCTACAGGTATGAGCCGCTTAGGGGAAGCAGGGGAGTCTTCCGGGACGACTTCTTTGGTATTCGTGGGAAGCGATATCAAAAGCGCTCCGGATCTTCCGGTGGTGACGAAGCCCTGCGCCATCAGCGGGATGCCCTGGGTATATGACGCGCCGATTCAGACCAGCGGGGCAGCGCTGAAATGGTTTATAGAGACAATGGCGGCAGAAGAACGGCAGTACGCGAAAGAGCATGATAAAAATATCTATACTTACCTAAACGAGCTGGCTTTGGAGTCAAAGCCGGGTGCCGGCGGTGTGTTCTTTTTCCCATATCTGCTGGGCGAGAGAGCGCCTCTGTGGAATGAATATGCCAGAGGGATGTTCATCGGCATGGGAATGGAAATGAAGCGGGCGGACTTGGTACGGTCGGTATTTGAAGGTACTGCCTATGCCCTGCGCCATGTGATAGAGACAGTGAAGGAGTCAGGGGCGAAAGCGAAGGTGCTGCGGATCTGTGGCGGAGGGGCAAAGAGCCGTACTTGGTCACAGATTAAAGCGTCTATGCTGAAAATGCCTGTGTATTTGCTGGATGAAAAGTCCGGCGACGTACCAGTGGGCGATGTGTTTATCGTGGGAAATAAGGTCGGAGTATTTCCAAATTTGACAAAAGCAGTAGAGCAGATTGTCAAGGTAAATGAGATCATACAGCCTGTGGACGAGTGGGTACAGGCGTATGATAAGTTATATCCTTATTATGTGGAGATGTATCAGCATTTGGATGGAGATTTAAGGAGACTCAAAAATATGTTGGACTGCATGGGGAAATAG